One bacterium genomic window, GGCGACTACAACTTCACCCATCCCGCTAGAATTCGAGGCGCACGATGCGCTGTCTGGCGTCTCCCAGGTTACGCTTTATTACAGGTTCCAGTCTGAATCAGAGACCAAGGGCGAGACGTGGAAATCCTACGCGTCCTCGAGCAGCGCCTCCGGGGCGTTCACATTTGTGCCTTCGCACGGGTTCGGCATTTACGAATTCAGTGCCACAGGCACCGACTCGCTCGGCAACCGAGGCACGCCGGCGGACATCCCACTGTGCCATACGGATTACCAGTCCTCAATACCGGTCATCTCGCCGGCCGACATGTCTCACGACTTCGGCGAGGCGGCCATAGGGCAGGACAAGGTCTGGGTTCTAAGAATTGGGAACTCTGGCGGAAGCACGCTTGTCATCAGTGAGATCAAGACCTCTGGCGACTTCTCGTGCAGCGACACAACGCCGATCACGATTCAGTCAGGGGGCACGTATCAACTTGACGTTGAGTTCTCACCGCAGGAGGTTGGACGGCGCGACGGGTGGCTGACGATAACCTCAAACGACACCAACACGCTCAGCTGTAACATCAGCCTCACGGGTTCGGGTTTCGAGCAGGACGCACAGCCCCAGGCCACGATCGTGCTCAACGCCGCCTCGTTCAAAGAGGGCGACAGATTCCTAGCCCAGGTCGAGGCGGAATATGCAGGCCCAAGCACGACTGCGGACCTCTATGTCTCCGTGTTCTTGCCGGGGGATTGGCACCTTTACTGCCCGAGCTTCTCGACCATACCGGGTCCGTTCATTCCTTCAATACAGCTCTATCCCGGATACAGGCTCGGCAGAACAACCATCATCGACGTGATCGTTCCGAAGCTCGATCCGGGCCAATGCTCCTTCATGGCGCTCTTCTGCCAGGAGGGCACGCTCACACAAATGGGCGACTCGGCGACCGAGTCGTTCACGATCGATGGGCCACCACGGCTCAGCCTCTCGCTCAATGGCTCAACATTCAGAGAAGGCGATCTTATGTCGCTGTCAAGAACGATAGAGAATCCGGGCCTTGCCAAATCGGTCGATCTCTACGTGGGGATAACTTTGCCGACTGGCGATACACTGTTCTATCCATCGTTGTCAAAGATGCCAGACCCATTCACGAGAGGCATTCCGCTGCGAGAGGGCGAGACAGTTGGACCTATTGAGCTATTCTCGCTTACCTTGCCCGGAATCGAGCCTGGCAACTACTTCTGGCTGGCCGTGCTGACGCCTGCGGGAGAGTTCGCCTCGTTCAGCAATATCCCGGCCTGTGGCTGGATATTCACGGCCTCCAAGGCCAGGACGCGCTCGCCGAAGCTCTCGATGGGTTTCGCGCGCTTCCCCATGCCTGACATTCCGAAGTAGCAGCACAATGTGCAGGCTCCGATTGGCCTCGTCAGCACGGTCGCAAAGCAGCTAGCGCAGGCGCGCGGGTCAGGGCGATCTTGCGAGCTATTCTATACGCTAGCGATTGAGGTTCTTAAGACTACTTTATCGGCCAGCCGCCATGCCGGCCGACCGTGCTGTCGATCTCTGACATCAACTCTATCGTTCTTTCGAGTGCGGATACGATGTGCTGATAATGCGTCAGGTCGTCAAAGGTGAGAAGGCGTCCTTTGCGGTCCTTGAGCCATTTGTGGCAGACCTGATAGCCACCCACATGGAAGCTCCAGACCTCGGGCGGGACGTTCTCAAAAAACTGCGTCCTGTTGATCCAGACTCGGCCTGTCTCTGCCCCCTGACCGGGCTCGGTATATCGCACTTTCTCCACGCAATTGTCGCCGACAATGGGATAGCACGTCCGAATCGGTGCGAACTTGGTCATAATGTGCAGACCAACAAGTTCTTCGCCTAGCGCCGCCAGTTCGTGAAACACTTGCACATTTGGCGGGATGGGCACGTGTGGGAAGTCAATCATAAGAAATCGAGAATAGTGCTCGCGGTACCCGCGAGAATAGAGAAACGCATAAATGCAGTAAAAGACTGACGCGGCCGTGATGCCGTCTTGCGCTGCCTTTGCATTATCCGGATGGTAGGCGGTCTTCAAGGCCTTGCACAATTTCAAGACAAATTCCTTGGAGAAGTTGGGTCGCCTCCCTTCTTGATGTTCAAACAAGCTGCTGGGAAGGGGGCCATCGGGATAGAGATAGAGCGGGAGCGCGGCGCACCCGCCTCGGTAGAAGCAGTTGATGTCCACTGGAAAGGCAGAGACGAACGCAAGGTCCCACTCGTCGAAGCCTATAACGTTGCCTGCCCGTCCCACACAGAGAAGGATGTTATCCTCGCGAAGGTGATTGTGCACTCTTACCCTGCGATGAACACAGACGTTCCGATTCCAAACTGTGAACCTCCAATCAAAGGGACGATATAGCACTTTGCGGATTTGGCTTTCCCAATTGGTGCCAGCCAAGCCATCCTTGGCCCTTCGGTAATTCCACTGGTTTTGAGAACAGAGCCTGAACATGCTCCTGGCCTCGGATTCTGAGGAGGTTGACAAGAAGGATCGGATTTTGTCCCTCATCTCTGAAACGGAAAAACTGATCGCAAATTCGTCGTGGGTGGACACAAATCCAGTCCCGACTCTTCTGGCCTTTTCATCAGCATAAGCTCCAGGCAGAACATCTCGCACGCTCATCTGCGCCTCGTATTCCTCCAAGTGCGACCAGTCCGAGGAGACGAACAGGTAGAATGGAGGCTTGCATTGAGATGGATCAGTCCTCCATCGTATGTTGCTCACCGATTTGCCCTCGAGAAACCTCTCTTTAACCTCTATTGGGCCTCTGGTGTCGCCATAGGTGCCGACATATTTAGATTGAGCTGACTCATGGCTCTTCACTGCGATCAGGATGCAGACGCCTTGTGTTATGTCGAAGATATTCTGGTCGAAATCAGTCCTGTTTCGGTTCTTCTTGGCGTTGCCGTGAAGATCGAGAACGTAGATCTTGTCAAATGACGCTTGGAGGCTCGCCCGCATTCCGACGAATGTGCCGCTGTCGATGTAGCTGTGGTCCGTAATCATGGCCAGAATTCCGTATCCAGTCCGCATGATCTTGTCCTGCGCAAACCTGATGAACTTGACGTAGTCATTTTGGAGCCATTTCGGCTGACCAAGACGAAGTTTCTCTCCGTCAACTTCTTTGTAGTCCTCAATAAGCCCCGTTATCCACTCGCCATTGTTCTCTGAATGCCCGAAATACGGTGGATTGCCGATGATCACCATGACCGGTTTGTCGGCCTTGACCTCGCTGGCGGCATTCGCTTCCTTGGCGATAAGATTGGCAAACAACTCCGGTTCGGTAGATGTCTTCGCTTTCTCAAGTGTGTTGGTGAGGTATATTCGCAGGCGCTCGCCGGACTTGAAGTCGTAGCCGGTCCGCTGAAGCTGAAGGCCGAGCTTCATGTGCGCCACGGTGTAGGGCGCCATGAGCAGCTCGAAGCCGAAGAGTCGCGGCAACAGGTGTTCAGAGACGTAGCCCGGCCAAAGCCCGGCCTGACCCTTGTTGACGAGGTGCTCGTGGATTCGGTCGATAACACCATGTAGGAAAGTGCCCGTGCCGCAGGCGGGGTCAAGTATCAAGACCTTGTGACATTCGCGGCCGTCCTGAAGCTTTATCTTGGTGGTGTCCGCCAGGCCGTCAGCAAGGCCGAAATCCTCCTTCAGGATATGATCGACGCTCCGAACAATGTAGGAGACGACAGGCTCAGGCGTGTAATAGACTCCTGTTTTCTGCCGCAAAGTAGGGTCGTAGGCGGCAAGGAACGTCTCGTACAAATGGTACACTGGGTCTTGTTTTCCGGTGAGCTTCTGGAAGTCCTGCTTTAAGGCCCCAATGTCAACCGTATTGAGAAGTGCCGCGAGGTGATCGACCGCCCAAGTGAGTCGGTCGTCAAGTAGAGGGCCAGCGAAGTAGTCAAACATCTCGATGAGAAAGGGATTAGTCTTGGGGATGTCGTAGGCGGCCGTTCGACGATTGAAATCGCCGTGCTTCGACCGATCGTGATTGAAAAGCGCGGCAAGCAGACCGTAGGCGATGGTCTGGGCATACATGTCGGCAAACCCGTCAGGTTGGAGGTTGTGAAGCAGAACCCTTTTGAATGCTTGCAGCTGAGTGTGAAGTGACCCGCCCTTGTCCTCATCCTCAAAGGTTTTTACGATGATCTCCCGAAGCAGTCTAGCGATTGCGGCCATGCGAGCCGCAAGCTCCTTGTAGCTGCCGATTGAAGGGATTTTAGCTGACAGAAACCCCTTGACGAGTCTAGAGACAGCCTCGGCACCTTGGGGGTCCCTTTGCAGCTTCCCCGTGGGCGTGACACGAGCAAGCCGACCGGCCATGCGAGTTTCCCCGTTCAGATACCAGCGGAATTCGAGATAATCGGTCAAGATCAGATTGCCCAGACTGTCGAGGTAGCGCCTTATCTGCTCGGTTCGCTCAGCCCGGTCCAGATTCTCCCGAACGTCTTTCGCTTCGACGTAGCCCAAAGGCGTTTGAGCCCTCGTGATGATGAAATCAGGAGCGCCGCATCTGACACGTTTGGGCTCGTTGGTAGCTACGATCGTGGTGTCAAAGGATTCAATCAGTGCTTTCAACGCCGGTCGGTAAGAATGCTCGCCTGCTTGATCAATCCCGAGCTGCCGTTGGACCTCTGAGAGATATGAAGTTATGGCGTCAGTTGGCATACACTGACGATGCGCAGAGCGCTACACATACTGCAACCTATACAGGTCGTAGTAGATGCCGCCCTTCTCGAGCAGCTCGCGATGTGTACCCTCCTCGCGCAAGCGCCCCTTGTGCAGAACGAG contains:
- a CDS encoding type ISP restriction/modification enzyme, which encodes MPTDAITSYLSEVQRQLGIDQAGEHSYRPALKALIESFDTTIVATNEPKRVRCGAPDFIITRAQTPLGYVEAKDVRENLDRAERTEQIRRYLDSLGNLILTDYLEFRWYLNGETRMAGRLARVTPTGKLQRDPQGAEAVSRLVKGFLSAKIPSIGSYKELAARMAAIARLLREIIVKTFEDEDKGGSLHTQLQAFKRVLLHNLQPDGFADMYAQTIAYGLLAALFNHDRSKHGDFNRRTAAYDIPKTNPFLIEMFDYFAGPLLDDRLTWAVDHLAALLNTVDIGALKQDFQKLTGKQDPVYHLYETFLAAYDPTLRQKTGVYYTPEPVVSYIVRSVDHILKEDFGLADGLADTTKIKLQDGRECHKVLILDPACGTGTFLHGVIDRIHEHLVNKGQAGLWPGYVSEHLLPRLFGFELLMAPYTVAHMKLGLQLQRTGYDFKSGERLRIYLTNTLEKAKTSTEPELFANLIAKEANAASEVKADKPVMVIIGNPPYFGHSENNGEWITGLIEDYKEVDGEKLRLGQPKWLQNDYVKFIRFAQDKIMRTGYGILAMITDHSYIDSGTFVGMRASLQASFDKIYVLDLHGNAKKNRNRTDFDQNIFDITQGVCILIAVKSHESAQSKYVGTYGDTRGPIEVKERFLEGKSVSNIRWRTDPSQCKPPFYLFVSSDWSHLEEYEAQMSVRDVLPGAYADEKARRVGTGFVSTHDEFAISFSVSEMRDKIRSFLSTSSESEARSMFRLCSQNQWNYRRAKDGLAGTNWESQIRKVLYRPFDWRFTVWNRNVCVHRRVRVHNHLREDNILLCVGRAGNVIGFDEWDLAFVSAFPVDINCFYRGGCAALPLYLYPDGPLPSSLFEHQEGRRPNFSKEFVLKLCKALKTAYHPDNAKAAQDGITAASVFYCIYAFLYSRGYREHYSRFLMIDFPHVPIPPNVQVFHELAALGEELVGLHIMTKFAPIRTCYPIVGDNCVEKVRYTEPGQGAETGRVWINRTQFFENVPPEVWSFHVGGYQVCHKWLKDRKGRLLTFDDLTHYQHIVSALERTIELMSEIDSTVGRHGGWPIK
- a CDS encoding choice-of-anchor D domain-containing protein — translated: ATTTSPIPLEFEAHDALSGVSQVTLYYRFQSESETKGETWKSYASSSSASGAFTFVPSHGFGIYEFSATGTDSLGNRGTPADIPLCHTDYQSSIPVISPADMSHDFGEAAIGQDKVWVLRIGNSGGSTLVISEIKTSGDFSCSDTTPITIQSGGTYQLDVEFSPQEVGRRDGWLTITSNDTNTLSCNISLTGSGFEQDAQPQATIVLNAASFKEGDRFLAQVEAEYAGPSTTADLYVSVFLPGDWHLYCPSFSTIPGPFIPSIQLYPGYRLGRTTIIDVIVPKLDPGQCSFMALFCQEGTLTQMGDSATESFTIDGPPRLSLSLNGSTFREGDLMSLSRTIENPGLAKSVDLYVGITLPTGDTLFYPSLSKMPDPFTRGIPLREGETVGPIELFSLTLPGIEPGNYFWLAVLTPAGEFASFSNIPACGWIFTASKARTRSPKLSMGFARFPMPDIPK